Proteins encoded in a region of the Paenibacillus pedocola genome:
- a CDS encoding glycoside hydrolase family 3 C-terminal domain-containing protein, with product MTTDIQHLISQMTLEEKAGLCSGLDFWHTKGIERLGIPSLMVTDGPHGLRKQQSSADHLGLHDSVPATCFPSAAGLASSWDRELIGRVGQALGAECQAENVAVLLGPGNNIKRSPLNGRNFEYFSEDPFLASEMAASHVAGVQSQGVGTSLKHFAANNQEHRRMSVDAVIDERTLREIYLASFEGTVKQSQPWSVMCSYNQVNGEYASESETLLTKVLRDEWGFEGFVVSDWGAVNERVKALQAGLELEMPSSGGIGDAKIVNAVNSGELSMETLDKAVERLLSFIFKSVEGRRKDAAFDAEEHHALAREVARESMVLLKNADHVLPLAKSGTIAIIGEFAKKPLYQGGGSSHVNPTKLDDAFAEMQAVAGDAVSFLYAQGYELASDDVNESMLQEARDTAAKADTAVLFLGLPDRYESEGYDRSHLSLPASHKALIEAVAEVQDNITVVLSNGSPVEMPWLPQTKAVLEGYLGGQAFGGAVADLLFGAVSPSGKLAETFPQKLSDNPSFLNFPGEGDKVEYKEGLFVGYRYYDKKEIEPLFPFGFGLSYTEFEYSNLLLDKSSIEDTDTVQVTVTVKNTGSRPGKETVQLYVSDVESSVIRPLQELKGFAKIELQPGEAREVSFTLNKRSFAYYNVQLGDWHVESGVFNLLVGASSRDIRLTAPLEVRSTVRLAAKFHRNTTVGDLLANPLTADKAKHYSSIFGLESAMEDNPEMFLAMMKYMPLRALIGFGQGKYTEENLAEDLRELNALAGQE from the coding sequence ATGACAACGGACATTCAACACCTTATTTCACAGATGACACTCGAAGAAAAAGCAGGACTATGCTCCGGATTGGATTTTTGGCATACGAAAGGGATTGAGCGGCTCGGTATTCCGTCGCTCATGGTAACCGACGGACCGCATGGCCTGCGCAAGCAGCAGAGCAGTGCGGATCATCTGGGGCTGCACGACAGCGTGCCGGCTACCTGTTTCCCTTCAGCCGCCGGACTCGCTTCCTCCTGGGACCGTGAGCTGATCGGCCGGGTAGGGCAAGCGCTGGGTGCGGAATGTCAGGCGGAGAATGTTGCCGTGCTGCTGGGTCCGGGTAACAATATTAAACGTTCGCCGCTGAACGGACGGAATTTTGAATACTTTTCGGAAGACCCGTTTTTGGCCTCGGAGATGGCGGCAAGCCATGTGGCGGGTGTGCAGAGCCAGGGCGTAGGGACTTCGCTCAAGCATTTTGCCGCGAATAACCAGGAGCACCGCAGAATGTCTGTTGATGCCGTTATTGACGAGCGGACCCTCCGTGAAATTTATCTGGCCAGCTTTGAAGGGACCGTGAAGCAGAGTCAGCCCTGGAGTGTAATGTGTTCCTACAATCAGGTCAACGGTGAGTACGCATCAGAGAGTGAAACGCTGCTGACTAAGGTGCTTCGCGATGAATGGGGATTTGAAGGCTTTGTCGTGTCAGACTGGGGTGCGGTGAATGAGCGGGTGAAGGCGCTGCAGGCCGGGCTGGAGCTGGAAATGCCGTCAAGCGGCGGGATCGGCGATGCCAAAATCGTAAACGCGGTGAACAGCGGCGAGCTGTCCATGGAGACATTGGATAAGGCAGTGGAACGGTTGCTGAGCTTTATTTTCAAAAGCGTGGAAGGCCGCCGGAAGGATGCAGCCTTTGATGCTGAAGAGCATCATGCACTGGCGCGTGAGGTGGCACGGGAGAGCATGGTACTGCTGAAGAATGCGGACCATGTGCTGCCGCTTGCCAAGTCCGGTACCATCGCCATTATCGGCGAATTCGCCAAGAAGCCGCTTTATCAGGGCGGCGGCAGCTCACATGTCAATCCGACGAAGCTGGATGATGCCTTTGCGGAGATGCAGGCCGTTGCCGGAGATGCTGTGAGCTTCCTGTATGCGCAGGGATACGAGCTGGCCAGCGATGACGTCAACGAGAGCATGCTGCAGGAAGCCCGGGATACAGCGGCAAAGGCGGATACGGCAGTGCTGTTCCTTGGATTGCCTGACCGTTATGAATCCGAAGGCTATGACCGCAGCCATCTGTCGCTTCCGGCCAGCCATAAGGCGCTGATCGAGGCGGTAGCTGAAGTGCAGGACAACATCACCGTTGTGCTGAGCAATGGTTCACCGGTGGAAATGCCGTGGCTTCCGCAGACCAAAGCGGTGCTGGAAGGCTATCTGGGCGGACAGGCTTTTGGCGGCGCGGTTGCCGATCTGCTCTTCGGTGCAGTAAGCCCCAGCGGCAAGCTGGCGGAGACTTTCCCGCAGAAGCTGAGCGACAATCCTTCGTTTCTGAACTTCCCCGGCGAAGGGGATAAGGTGGAGTACAAGGAAGGGCTGTTTGTCGGCTACCGTTATTACGATAAAAAAGAAATTGAGCCGCTGTTCCCGTTCGGCTTCGGGCTAAGCTACACTGAATTCGAGTACAGCAATTTGTTGCTGGATAAGAGCAGCATCGAGGATACGGATACGGTACAGGTTACGGTTACCGTTAAGAACACCGGCAGCAGACCCGGCAAAGAAACGGTGCAGCTCTATGTCAGCGATGTGGAGAGCAGCGTCATCCGTCCGCTCCAGGAGCTGAAGGGTTTTGCAAAAATCGAACTGCAGCCGGGTGAGGCACGCGAGGTTTCCTTTACGCTGAACAAGCGCTCGTTCGCCTATTACAATGTACAGCTGGGCGATTGGCATGTGGAGAGCGGAGTGTTTAACCTTCTGGTTGGTGCGTCTTCGCGCGATATCCGCCTCACCGCTCCGCTGGAAGTAAGATCGACGGTACGGCTTGCCGCGAAATTCCACCGGAATACCACGGTAGGCGACCTGCTGGCAAATCCGCTGACCGCAGACAAAGCGAAGCACTACAGCAGCATCTTCGGCCTGGAGAGCGCAATGGAGGACAATCCGGAAATGTTCCTTGCCATGATGAAATATATGCCGCTGCGGGCACTGATCGGCTTCGGTCAAGGCAAGTATACCGAGGAGAACCTGGCAGAGGATCTGCGGGAATTGAACGCACTGGCTGGTCAGGAATGA
- a CDS encoding MBL fold metallo-hydrolase, whose amino-acid sequence MFHSRHFSIHPLAEGIYALIATEQGGAMSNAGIMDMGGFTLIFDTFNTPQAGKDLREAALHLFDQPIGYVINSHWHGDHVRGNQFFTGETIVSSSRARELMQETQPQWLTRMTPLLPKLEADIAEAADKLSSEPEQEKRLRLASEHNYLLEIRESIETLAVTYPELTYEHQLTLHGSKRSVRLLSLGRAHTECDSILYSPADSLVFAGDVIAIRNHPLFTDGDPHSWLNALDALEKLGAKQIVPGHGPVGDAGSIKYMQEYIRDLLAVSQQYRGLEPKPDAAGIPVPEAYRDWNATGVYYRNLEFLLNRSF is encoded by the coding sequence ATGTTTCATTCCCGGCATTTCAGCATTCACCCGTTGGCTGAAGGTATTTATGCACTGATAGCCACGGAACAGGGCGGGGCCATGAGCAATGCAGGCATCATGGATATGGGCGGATTTACGCTGATCTTCGATACTTTTAACACTCCCCAGGCCGGCAAAGACCTGCGCGAAGCGGCGCTGCACCTCTTTGACCAGCCTATCGGTTATGTCATCAACAGCCACTGGCATGGGGACCATGTCCGCGGCAATCAGTTTTTCACCGGCGAAACGATTGTATCTTCCAGCAGAGCCCGGGAGCTGATGCAGGAAACACAGCCCCAGTGGCTGACCCGGATGACGCCGCTGCTGCCGAAACTGGAAGCGGACATTGCCGAAGCCGCCGACAAGCTATCTTCTGAGCCTGAGCAGGAGAAGCGGCTGCGGCTGGCTAGTGAACATAACTACCTCCTGGAAATCCGGGAATCGATAGAGACACTCGCCGTCACCTATCCGGAGCTTACCTATGAACATCAGCTGACCCTCCATGGCTCCAAAAGAAGTGTCCGGCTGCTGTCCCTTGGGCGGGCACACACGGAATGCGATTCGATTCTCTACTCCCCTGCTGATTCCCTCGTCTTCGCCGGAGATGTTATCGCCATCCGGAATCATCCGCTGTTCACAGACGGAGATCCGCACAGCTGGCTGAACGCACTGGACGCGCTGGAGAAGTTAGGAGCTAAGCAGATTGTACCAGGACATGGTCCCGTAGGCGATGCTGGCAGCATCAAATATATGCAGGAATACATAAGGGATTTGTTGGCTGTCAGTCAACAATATAGAGGGCTGGAGCCGAAGCCGGACGCCGCGGGCATTCCGGTGCCGGAAGCTTACCGGGACTGGAACGCCACTGGCGTATATTACCGCAATCTGGAGTTTCTGCTGAACAGGTCATTCTAA
- a CDS encoding glycoside hydrolase family 30 protein: MTNTQHRWFASTEQAAWVEQEAPEPNGSDKSDGPAKANKPNLSITADQHQILEGFGGCFNELGYEALLTLPEEERARVMRALFHPEGEQRFSICRLPIGASDYALEWYSHNETDGDYAMEHFSIERDRKFIIPYIREALALNPELKLFASPWSPPTWMKYPKAYNYGTLRWEPENLAAYALYFVKFVQAYKEEGITIHQVHVQNEVVADQKFPSCVWTGEQLREFIRDYLGPAFEDHGLDTEIWLGTINAPEPWDEWLKHKSSDHDAFAGVVLGDPEAYKYVKGVGYQWAGKHAIQRTAQSYPELRYMQTENECGDGENTWFYAKYVFGLYQHYFTNGVNAYIYWNMALAPKGRSTWGWEQNSMLTIDPGHNTAIINPEYYVMQHFSRFAAPGSVRVGLKGPWSGHSVAFRTPDGGVTLVLANPYKEKRMLHLDSGSAEYAFELEPESFHTIVLGP, encoded by the coding sequence ATGACAAATACACAGCATCGATGGTTCGCAAGTACAGAACAGGCAGCATGGGTGGAGCAGGAAGCTCCTGAGCCGAACGGATCTGATAAGTCCGATGGCCCTGCCAAGGCCAATAAGCCCAATCTTTCAATCACCGCCGACCAGCATCAGATACTGGAAGGCTTCGGCGGCTGTTTCAATGAGCTGGGGTACGAAGCGCTGCTGACTTTGCCGGAGGAGGAACGGGCCAGGGTGATGCGCGCGCTGTTCCACCCGGAGGGAGAGCAGCGCTTCAGCATCTGCCGGCTGCCGATCGGCGCCAGTGATTATGCGCTGGAATGGTACAGCCATAATGAGACCGACGGCGATTATGCGATGGAGCATTTCTCCATTGAGCGTGACCGGAAGTTTATAATCCCCTATATCCGTGAAGCGCTGGCGCTGAACCCGGAGCTGAAGCTGTTCGCTTCGCCTTGGAGTCCGCCAACCTGGATGAAATACCCTAAGGCCTACAACTACGGTACGCTGCGCTGGGAACCAGAGAATCTTGCGGCTTATGCGCTGTACTTCGTCAAGTTCGTGCAGGCTTATAAGGAAGAAGGGATCACCATTCATCAGGTGCATGTGCAGAATGAAGTAGTGGCCGACCAGAAGTTTCCTTCATGTGTCTGGACCGGAGAGCAGCTGCGCGAGTTCATCCGTGACTATCTGGGTCCTGCCTTTGAAGACCATGGATTGGACACAGAAATCTGGCTGGGCACCATCAATGCGCCGGAGCCCTGGGATGAATGGCTAAAGCATAAGTCCAGCGACCATGACGCTTTTGCCGGTGTTGTGCTCGGTGATCCGGAAGCTTACAAGTATGTTAAGGGGGTCGGTTATCAGTGGGCAGGCAAGCATGCGATCCAGCGGACCGCCCAGAGCTATCCCGAGCTGCGGTACATGCAGACCGAAAATGAATGCGGGGACGGGGAGAATACTTGGTTTTATGCCAAATATGTATTTGGTCTGTACCAGCATTATTTTACGAATGGCGTGAATGCCTATATCTACTGGAACATGGCGCTTGCCCCGAAGGGACGGAGCACCTGGGGCTGGGAGCAGAACTCGATGCTGACCATTGATCCCGGGCATAACACTGCCATCATCAATCCGGAATATTATGTGATGCAGCATTTCTCCCGCTTCGCTGCGCCGGGTTCGGTGCGGGTGGGACTTAAGGGACCCTGGAGCGGACATTCGGTGGCCTTCCGCACACCGGACGGCGGGGTAACGCTGGTACTGGCCAATCCCTACAAGGAAAAACGTATGCTGCACTTGGACAGCGGCTCTGCAGAGTATGCTTTTGAGCTGGAGCCGGAATCCTTCCATACGATCGTGCTCGGCCCATAG